One genomic window of Caenorhabditis elegans chromosome I includes the following:
- the Y39G10AR.32 gene encoding BLOC-1-related complex subunit 7 (Confirmed by transcript evidence) has protein sequence MQKVTESAADCFTSMQNVAAKLNVIHTNVTRLEDSVADLLEASQLIPKNLSNFELNIPEFI, from the exons ATGCAAAAAGTGACGGAATCCGCGGCAGATTGTTTCACATCGATGCag AACGTCGCCGCCAAATTGAACGTGATTCACACGAATGTGACGAGGCTTGAGGATTCGGTGGCCGATCTGCTGGAGGCTTCGCAATTGATTCCCAAAAATTTatctaattttgaattgaatattcccgaatttatttaa
- the srbc-64 gene encoding Serpentine Receptor, class BC (Class B-like) (Partially confirmed by transcript evidence), which translates to MPEIVIILNNFLSVVFSQTTCILNFYLLFSIFYSKRIAWKSELSLIYTRFAFDMFYTFFVPHNKIYYIIRQIFPGFVVKNLSFYLIWPTIPLGCIRATLVFLITLDRVIALFFPISYHNHRFKISLSAIIISVSCFGASDHLILFGYCRYTVDVPLECDNFNCVIKTCFYSYWVSRDQIQYILTGTFSVILLFRLVIWNNFVASQRNQNLSRATRIALLESIVIICFSIIPSLIFSTFPSLNFVSVGPWTIVLKHAGFMIEALIICKFLLKRKSKNGIGRNSTVLTWSQ; encoded by the exons atgcctgaaatagTAATAatcttgaacaattttttgtctgTCGTATTTTCCCAAACCActtgtattttgaatttctaccTTTTATTCTCGATTTTCTACTCGAAACGGATCGCATGGAAATCTGAATTATCATTGATATATACTCGATTTGCTTTCGACATGTTTTACACGTTTTTCG ttcccCATAACAAGATCTACTACATAATTCGCCAGATATTCCCGGGATTTGTCGTTAAAAATCTATCATTTTATCTGATTTGGCCAACAATTCCACTTGGATGTATTCGTGCGACATTGGTATTTCTCATAACTTTAGATCGAGTTATCGccttattttttccaatttcttatcACAATCATCGCTTCAAAATCTCGTTATCAGCAATAATCATCTCAGTTTCCTGTTTTGGAGCGTCCGATCATCTGATCCTATTCggttactgtaggtatacggtagatgTTCCTTTGGAGTGTGACAATTTTAACTGCGTTATTAAAACTTGTTTCTATAGTTATTGGGTCTCAAGAGACCAAATTCAATATATTCTAACCGGTACTTTTTCTGTAATTCTGCTATTTCGGCTGGTGATCTGGAATAATTTTGTGGCGTCGCAAAGGAATCAGAACCTGTCCAGG gcgaCTCGAATAGCCCTTCTGGAATCCATTGTCATAATCTGCTTCAGCATAATTCCatcactaattttttcaacttttccgtCCCTGAACTTTGTGTCAGTTGGTCCATGGACTATTGTTCTGAAGCATGCCGGATTTATGATCGAGGCATTGattatttgcaaatttttattgaaaagaaaaagcaaGAATGGTATTGGCAGAAATTCGACTGTGCTCACATGGTCACAGTaa
- the Y39G10AR.16 gene encoding uncharacterized protein (Confirmed by transcript evidence), with translation MSLDMEHLHDAMNYLCLAAAASISGAIIAVGCTTGHRENSRGGKGKSARSKRSKRSKRDKKQNSKRQQNSKRQKKIKSNSAAPAPPAKSGVPAKSAEKAKEGSQRSARLKKEQKSEKKKKEGSQRSARSKKASSEKPEVEKKPEEPPVEDEAKTPPEKPKVEEPAPAPAPAPAAVAPAPPPPPEPAVVQPESQAGVESIYLDSGKPSYDAQVQNAPSNIQSTYQNLG, from the exons TGTGTCTCGCTGCTGCTGCGTCAATTTCTGGAGCGATCATTGCCGTCGGATGTACCACCGGGCACCGGGAGAATTCACGCGGTGGTAAGGGAAAATCGGCGAGATCAAAGCGATCGAAACGGTCGAAACGGGACAAGAAGCAAAATTCGAAGAGACAACAAAACTCAAAACGACAAAAGAAGATTAAG AGCAATTCTGCAGCTCCGGCACCACCGGCCAAGAGTGGAGTTCCTGCAAAATCGGCGGAGAAGGCAAAGGAAGGATCTCAAAGATCGGCTCGACTCAAGAAGGAGCAGAAGTCCGAGAAGAAGAAg aagGAGGGATCGCAGAGATCTGCAAGATCGAAGAAAGCGTCTAGCGAGAAGCCAGAAGTCGAGAAGAAGCCGGAAGAGCCGCCAGTCGAGGATGAAGCGAAGACTCCACCAGAGAAGCCGAAGGTTGAGGAGCCTGCTCCGGCTCCAGCTCCGGCTCCAGCTGCTGTTGCTccagctccaccaccaccgccagaGCCAGCCGTCGTTCAACCGGAAAGCCAAGCGGGCGTCGAATCGATCTATTTGGATTCTGGAAAACCGTCGTACGATGCTCAAGTGCAGAACGCTCCGTCCAATATTCAATCGACTTATCAGAATTTGGGATGA
- the Y39G10AR.15 gene encoding DUF5523 domain-containing protein (Confirmed by transcript evidence), translated as MEPDLKNVKNAGSGESNKEEKKKIKASRESGEKVKTITEEDPNSKKMELPPTLMPKFPSEKIRKQHKSPPPKGTLAYEEYDPEEEERIDLIWDMSLEEVCESEEHSQYDDWLGPTSLDDQNSKLERPKLEPEQPEKLERPLARPQPPPPAIPVVKKISKQNTKDKKSGRITDRKIHKKKDAATQDDNKKSPEDKKKVVGTKKGSTEDASSDNLYNGKVPSGRKSKLQKKSTSQQPVQKTTRSHPSVYLQPTLARTDRSLKLPPADQKSVDERPRKATTKIVQPQQPCRGGPGQLQKHPSKVVQQPGAPGATPVASKPNQREQAEGLFKKIYKKKNSRAVSDCTVERMKEILTKSYVLPEYNPNDPIDFSPDLPKKLFDEETWKLRMSNKGAIRNDVFLNNRPFWLARDGTEQVPRVLIQMHRPLKQMHSGNPASIQPKLHRTDPFLDPKEDALERLKIVDKAIGVDPLEKEKEMKRLCANTFHGTLMFEVDQRQYDTEQQKKAEAEGLKLDPKRSKPNVKEKDQKSPFEEPRKVAFNVSDKCTLHVYSRKRRPLTNPGKSERFTEKKYTRGERKIRKKERKPAVPQLVPSTSSSTTTSATSSSCRETNML; from the exons ATGGAGCCAGatcttaaaaatgtgaaaaacgcCGGCAGTGGAGAATCGAATAAGGa agaaaagaagaaaataaaggCGAGTAGAGAGTCCGGGGAAAAAGTAAAGACTATCACAGAAGAAGATCCAAATAGCAAGAAAATGGAGCTCCCGCCGACTCTCATGCCAAAATTCCCGTCCGAGAAGATCCGCAAACAACATAAGTCCCCTCCGCCGAAAGGGACGCTGGCATATGAGGAATATGATCCGGAGGAGGAGGAAAGGATTGATCTTATCTGGGATATGTCGTTAGAAGAAGTTTGTGAAAGTGAAGAACATTCACAATATGACGATTGGCTGGGCCCGACGAGTTTG GACGACCAAAATTCTAAGTTGGAAAGGCCCAAGCTGGAACCGGAGCAGCCCGAAAAACTGGAGAGACCACTAGCTAGACCAcagccaccaccaccagcaaTACCAGTTGTCAAGAAAATTAGCAAACAAAACACCAAGGATAAGAAAAGTGGTCGGATCACCGATCGGAAGATCCATAAGAAGAAGGACGCGGCGACGCAGGATGATAACAAGAAATCACCGGAAGACAAGAAGAAGGTTGTGGGGACGAAGAAGGGATCGACGGAGGATGCGAGCTCGGATAACCTGTACAACGGGAAAGTGCCAAGTGGGCGGAAATCGAAACTGCAGAAGAAGTCGACTTCACAGCAGCCTGTGCAG aaaacaacacGTTCTCATCCATCAGTATATTTGCAACCGACTCTTGCAAGAACGGATCGTTCCCTCAAACTGCCCCCAGCCGATCAGAAGTCCGTCGACGAACGACCGAGAAAGGCTACCACGAAAATTGTCCAGCCACAGCAGCCTTGTAGAGGAGGACCCGGGCAGCTGCAGAAGCATCCTTCGAAAGTTGTTCAGCAACCGGGTGCTCCAGGAGCGACACCCGTAGCATCGAAGCCGAATCAACGGGAGCAAGCGGAGGGATTGTTCAAGAAGATCTACAAAAAGAAGAATTCTCGAGCAGTTTCGGATTGTACTGTTGAGCG AATGAAAGAAATCCTTACCAAATCCTATGTCCTGCCGGAATACAATCCGAACGACCCGATCGATTTCAGTCCGGATCTGCCGAAAAAGTTGTTTGACGAGGAGACGTGGAAGTTGCGTATGAGCAACAAGGGAGCCATCCGGAACGACGTGTTCCTCAATAACCGCCCGTTTTGGCTAGCCCGTGACGGCACAGAGCAGGTCCCGAGAGTTCTAATCCAGATGCACCGCCCGTTGAAACAAATGCACAGCGGAAATCCGGCGTCGATTCAACCGAAACTTCATCGAACCGATCCGTTTTTGGATCCGAAGGAGGACGCGTTGGAGAGACTGAAGATAGTTGATAAGGCGATCGGAGTGGATCCGCtggaaaaggaaaaggaaatGAAGAGACTTTGTGCGAACACGTTTCATGGGACGCTGATGTTTGAGGTTGATCAGCGTCAATACGACACTGAACAGCAGAAGAAG GCAGAAGCAGAAGGATTGAAGCTGGACCCAAAACGGTCAAAGCCTAATGTAAAGGAAAAGGATCAGAAGTCGCCGTTTGAGGAGCCGAGAAAAGTCGCTTTCAATGTTTCAGACAAGTGTACGTTGCACGTATATTCTAG AAAACGCCGTCCACTGACGAATCCGGGGAAAAGCGAACGTTTCACGGAGAAGAAATATACGAGGGGTGAGCGGAAGATTAGGAAGAAAGAGCGAAAGCCTGCGGTGCCACAATTGGTACCATCCACGTCATCATCCACCACAACATCTGCTACTTCTTCGTCTTGTAGAGAAACTAATATGCTTTGA
- the Y39G10AR.32 gene encoding Biogenesis of lysosome-related organelles complex 1 subunit 3 (Confirmed by transcript evidence) yields the protein MSSMAFDGEAPETDDEIEEENYGKSEQQEKITIKEQIPVDKKLEKHWTLAATELINSCYKRSANQEKTMQKVTESAADCFTSMQNVAAKLNVIHTNVTRLEDSVADLLEASQLIPKNLSNFELNIPEFI from the exons atgtctTCAATGGCTTTTGACGGAGAAGCACCGGAGACTGACGATGAAATTGAAGaggaaaattatggaaaatctGAACAACAAGAGAAAATCACGATTAAAGA gcaaattccGGTCGACAAGAAGCTTGAGAAGCATTGGACGCTCGCCGCAACGGAATTAATCAATAGTTGTTACAAGAGATCCGCGAATCAGGAGAAAACGATGCAAAAAGTGACGGAATCCGCGGCAGATTGTTTCACATCGATGCag AACGTCGCCGCCAAATTGAACGTGATTCACACGAATGTGACGAGGCTTGAGGATTCGGTGGCCGATCTGCTGGAGGCTTCGCAATTGATTCCCAAAAATTTatctaattttgaattgaatattcccgaatttatttaa